One region of Camelina sativa cultivar DH55 chromosome 6, Cs, whole genome shotgun sequence genomic DNA includes:
- the LOC104698938 gene encoding putative receptor-like protein kinase At3g47110 codes for MYLPRMSLMLFHLLALVFCYQASRYTDEIDKQALLEFQSNLSENSRVVLASWNDSLAVCKWTGVVCGHKHKRVTASDLSGMKLTGVISPSIGNLSFLKSLSLADNSLHGSIPLEVGKLFSLQHLNLSKNILGGVIPLGISNCSALLTNDVSYNNLEHEVPSEQGSLPLLVLLSLHGNYLHGKFPASFGNLTSLQKLDVEGNYMTGEIPDSMSRLTQMKFLQLARNKFSGFFPHAICNLSSLQFLSITRNSFSGKLRLDVDKLFPNIQEIFLSLNDFEGEIPVTLANITSLRRFEIAENQMTGSISSSFGRLKNMEVLVLSHNSLGSYSSRDLGFLSSLSNCTQLQSLNVGYNRLGGDLPLCIANLSNQLTYLSLEGNSISGSIPLDIGNLEILRAFNVEQNLLTGELPSSLGKLSRLERLHLQSNMLAGNIPSFFGNLTMIAQLYLYDNTFMGSIPSSLRNCSNLLFLGMDFNMLRGSIPRELMEVRSLVYLNISYNNLTGQFPSEVGKLVNLVQLDVSHNQLSGNIPQTLGSCLCMEELELNGNLFEGTIIDPSGLRNLRFLDLSNNNLTGPIPVYVVNYSSIQYLNLSVNNLEGPVPVEVTYLYFTQVSIFGNRNLCGGIPELHLKPCSVQKKVVIGIGVGVTLVLVSILAIIFLCWFKKRSKNNRASNGETMDFLPLYERVRYKELHNATGGFSMGNIIGSGNFGVVYKASLGLENRAVAIKVLNLKKHGAAKSFIAECEALKGLRHRNLVKLVTACSSIDYKGNEFRSLVYEFMPNGSLDMWLHQEGTSDTSRPLTLLERFNIAIDLASVLDYLHVNSHDPIAHCDIKPSNVLLDDDLTAHVSDFGLARLLHNLDQESYLNQLSSAGVRGTIGYAAPEYGMGGQPSIYGDVYSFGVLLLEMFTGKRPTDELFGGNVTLHSYTESAFPGRVLDIADRLLLHRGLRVGFPAAECLTMVLEVGLRCCEEFPTNRLTMSEAIKELFSIRRRFFKARITARS; via the exons ATGTATCTTCCTCGTATGAGCCTTATGCTATTTCATTTACTAGCTCTTGTGTTCTGCTATCAGGCATCCAGATATACTGATGAGATCGACAAACAAGCACTGCTCGAGTTTCAGTCTAACCTATCAGAGAACAGCCGAGTTGTCCTGGCCTCATGGAATGACTCCTTGGCTGTCTGCAAGTGGACTGGGGTTGTGTGTGGTCACAAACACAAGAGAGTCACTGCTTCAGACCTCAGCGGGATGAAACTAACCGGTGTTATCTCGCCCAGTATTGGTAATCTCTCTTTCCTCAAATCTCTTAGTCTCGCAGACAACTCTCTCCATGGTAGTATCCCTCTTGAGGTAGGGAAGCTGTTCAGTCTTCAACATTTGAACCTGAGCAAAAACATTCTTGGAGGTGTGATTCCACTTGGAATATCCAATTGTTCTGCCCTTTTGACCAATGATGTATCCTATAACAATCTTGAACACGAGGTTCCTTCTGAGCAGGGTTCGCTTCCTCTGCTTGTCCTTCTATCTCTCCATGGAAACTACCTGCATGGGAAGTTCCCTGCATCGTTTGGGAACCTAACATCACTCCAGAAGCTTGATGTCGAGGGTAACTATATGACAGGAGAAATCCCGGATAGTATGTCTAGACTGACGCAGATGAAGTTTCTCCAGCTAGCGAGAAACAAATTTTCGGGTTTCTTTCCTCATGCTATTTGCAACCTATCCTCACTTCAGTTTTTATCAATCACCAGAAACTCCTTTTCCGGTAAACTTAGACTTGATGTTGATAAACTTTTCCCAAACATTCAAGAAATATTCTTGTCTCTTAACGATTTTGAAGGGGAAATTCCAGTTACACTGGCCAATATTACCTCCCTTCGGCGCTTCGAGATTGCGGAGAACCAGATGACAGGAAGTATCTCTTCAAGTTTTGGAAGGCTAAAGAATATGGAAGTACTAGTGCTTAGTCATAATTCCCTAGGAAGTTACTCCTCGAGAGATCTTGGTTTTCTTAGCAGTTTAAGTAATTGCACTCAACTGCAGTCTTTGAATGTTGGCTACAACAGACTTGGAGGCGACTTACCTCTTTGCATAGCCAATCTCTCCAATCAACTGACATATCTCTCCCTTGAAGGAAATAGCATATCCGGTAGCATTCCTCTTGACATCGGAAACCTTGAAATCCTCCGCGCATTCAATGTGGAACAGAACCTGTTGACAGGTGAACTTCCCTCCTCCCTTGGGAAGCTTTCTAGACTAGAAAGGCTCCACCTACAGTCGAATATGTTGGCAGGTAACATACCATCTTTCTTTGGAAACCTCACCATGATAGCGCAACTCTATTTGTACGACAATACTTTCATGGGAAGCATCCCTTCAAGCCTCAGAAATTGCAGTAACCTTCTTTTCCTTGGGATGGATTTCAATATGCTCAGGGGCTCCATACCTCGGGAGCTCATGGAAGTTCGATCTCtggtttatttaaatatttcttataatAATCTGACTGGACAGTTCCCAAGTGAAGTAGGAAAGTTGGTCAATCTTGTTCAACTAGATGTTTCACACAACCAATTATCAGGAAACATACCGCAAACCTTGGGGAGCTGTCTCTGCATGGAAGAGCTTGAATTAAATGGTAACTTATTTGAAGGAACCATCATAGATCCCAGCGGGTTGAGGAACCTCAGATTCCTGGATCTGTCCAACAACAATCTCACTGGCCCTATACCTGTATATGTGGTAAACTACTCCTCCATTCAGTATCTAAATCTCTCTGTAAATAATCTTGAGGGGCCAGTGCCTGTTGAAGTAACATATCTATACTTTACCCAAGTTTCAATATTTGGAAACCGAAATCTCTGTGGGGGCATTCCTGAACTACACCTAAAACCATGCTCAGTGCAAAAGAAAGTCGTCATTGGAATCGGGGTAGGTGTGACTTTGGTCTTAGTTTCAATATTGGCTATAATCTTTTTATGTTGGTTCAAGAAACGGAGCAAAAACAACAGGGCAAGCAACGGAGAAACCATGGATTTTTTGCCCTTATATGAAAGGGTACGGTACAAGGAGCTTCATAATGCAACTGGTGGGTTTTCTATGGGAAATATAATTGGGTCAGGGAACTTTGGTGTTGTGTATAAAGCATCCCTCGGCCTTGAGAATAGAGCTGTTGCCATCAAAGTGTTAAATCTCAAGAAGCATGGAGCTGCCAAGAGCTTTATCGCAGAATGTGAAGCCTTGAAGGGTTTAAGGCATCGCAACCTTGTGAAGCTTGTAACAGCTTGTTCGAGCATTGATTACAAAGGAAATGAATTCAGATCTCTGGTGTATGAGTTCATGCCAAATGGAAGTTTGGATATGTGGCTTCACCAAGAAGGGACCAGCGATACCTCGAGGCCTTTGACGCTTCTTGAAAGGTTTAACATTGCGATAGACTTGGCTTCTGTTTTGGACTATCTTCATGTTAATTCTCATGACCCTATAGCTCATTGCGATATTAAGCCAAGCAACGTCCTTCTAGACGATGATCTAACAGCCCATGTTAGTGACTTTGGTCTAGCTCGGCTGCTCCATAATTTGGATCAAGAGTCTTACCTCAACCAACTCAGCTCGGCCGGCGTTAGAGGAACCATCGGCTATGCTGCACCAG AATATGGAATGGGAGGACAACCATCAATTTATGGTGATGTGTATAGTTTTGGGGTTCTCCTTTTAGAAATGTTCACTGGGAAACGACCAACGGATGAGTTATTTGGGGGAAATGTAACTTTACATAGCTACACCGAGTCAGCGTTTCCTGGGAGAGTATTGGACATAGCAGACAGATTGCTTCTTCATAGAGGTCTCAGAGTCGGTTTCCCTGCTGCAGAGTGCTTGACAATGGTGTTGGAGGTGGGGCTTAGGTGTTGTGAAGAATTTCCGACGAATAGGTTGACAATGAGTGAAGCAATAAAGGAGTTATTCTCAATCAGAAGGAGGTTCTTTAAAGCCAGAATAACAGCCAGAAGTTGA
- the LOC104790939 gene encoding zinc finger CCCH domain-containing protein 42, whose translation MNPLTQVKLIQSRNAKESDLGISSEASWHAEFKNSAYVYAGLLPFDLTEGDILAIFSQYGEIVDVNLVRDKATGKSRGFAFLAYEDQRSTILAVDNLNGAQLLGRTIKVNHCGKYTKREEEDEETQRQNREARGVCRAFQRGECTRGDSCKFSHDEKRAANTGWGHEEDRSSKWDHDKFNGAKKGGGTSFGQRGDFKPDEEEKGYREKGHGGDASYGRPKERERVEREDREPRYDRREQKRSGRHDDSQSRRHDADVDYVREDKRSRTDDREKPKAESRRDHYDKEERGSSRRSETSTRQDRDSSRREDRRR comes from the exons ATGAATCCATTGACGCAGGTGAAGCTAATACAGAGTAGAAACGCAAAGGAATCAGATTTAGGGATCTCTAGCGAAGCTTCATGGCACGCTGAGTTCAAAAATTCTGCTTATGTCTACGCCGGATTGCTACCGTTCGATCTCACGGAAGGTGATATCCTCGCCATCTTCTCACA atatgGTGAAATTGTTGATGTCAATCTTGTTCGAGACAAGGCAACTGGTAAATCTAGGGGTTTTGCGTTTCTTGCGTATGAAGATCAGAGAAGTACCATTCTTGCTGTTG ATAATTTGAATGGAGCTCAGTTGTTGGGGCGGACCATTAAGGTGAATCATTGTGGCAAATACACTAAgcgagaagaagaggatgaagagaCGCAACGGCAGAACAGAGAGGCTCGTGGGGTATGCAGAGCTTTTCAGAGGGGAGAGTGTACTCGTGGTGATTCTTGCAAATTTTCCCATGATGAAAAA AGAGCTGCAAATACTGGTTGGGGTCATGAAGAGGATAGAAGTTCCAAGTGGGATCATGACAAGTTTAATGGTGCCAAAAAGGGTGGTGGTACAAGTTTTGGCCAGCGAGGAGACTTCAAACCTGATGAGGAAGAGAAAGGTTACAGAGAAAAGGGTCATGGAGGAGATGCTTCGTATGGTCGCcctaaagaaagagaaagagtggAAAGGGAGGATAGGGAGCCAAGGTATGATAGGAGGGAACAAAAGAGATCAGGACGGCATGATGATTCGCAATCTAGAAGACACGATGCTGACGTTGATTATGTAAGGGAGGACAAGAGATCCAGAACAGATGATCGGGAGAAACCGAAGGCGGAATCCAGAAGAGATCATTACGACAAGGAGGAAAGAGGTTCAAGTAGGCGATCGGAAACATCCACGAGGCAAGATAGGGATTCATCAAGAAGGGAAGATCGCCGTCGCTAA
- the LOC104790940 gene encoding putative F-box protein At3g47150: MLKRVVAFVYSVLASPASMDPTPICIPLELQIEILLRLPVKSLLRFRCVSKLWSSIITSQDFQKRYLNIASSSSPRLLIAFEDFYGEKLTLVSSPNPNTSLSSSSSSCCVPYEDLSLRLNIKGKKVYNAGRGLICVGGFSNVGICNPSRRQLHTFPDFEFKNYPQVFPRPKYMFGYDPVGDQYKVLAVDDLPWRLEHKVIVLGGEEAWREAPCITCPHIIHTWGMYMNGTLYYGASMKDTDSPDSNSIIVSFDVRLETFNVINVPSRLIPMGFENMWVADKWAITVTDKTLINYRGKIGVVEKPRKGSFRMWVVEDAKKEEWSMNTFHLPQSAAGDDFNVMDTFYNGEVCLVPKELSDPFRLFFYNLDRKSMRSVTIEGLPMSELKRFSDISVTVSDYYESLKNMKFI, translated from the coding sequence ATGTTAAAGCGAGTAGTCGCCTTCGTCTACTCTGTATTAGCTTCACCTGCGTCAATGGATCCGACACCGATCTGCATTCCTCTTGAGCTCCAGATTGAGATACTCTTAAGATTGCCTGTGAAGTCTCTATTGAGATTTCGATGTGTGTCCAAGCTTTGGTCCTCTATCATCACCAGCCAAGATTTCCAGAAACGTTATTTGAATATTgcttcttcctcatctcctcGTCTTCTCATTGCTTTTGAAGACTTCTACGGAGAAAAACTTACGTTAGTCTCCTCGCCTAACCCAAACACATctttgtcttcctcttcttcttcatgctGTGTACCTTACGAAGATTTGAGCCTACGACTAAACATTAAAGGGAAAAAGGTGTATAATGCGGGTCGAGGTTTGATTTGCGTTGGAGGTTTTTCAAATGTTGGGATTTGTAATCCCAGCAGGAGACAGCTGCATACTTTTCCCGACTTCGAATTCAAAAATTATCCACAAGTTTTTCCACGCCCCAAGTACATGTTTGGGTACGATCCTGTTGGAGATCAGTATAAAGTACTTGCCGTTGATGATTTGCCTTGGAGATTGGAGCATAAGGTTATTGTATTGGGAGGAGAAGAAGCTTGGAGAGAGGCTCCGTGTATCACCTGTCCTCATATTATTCATACCTGGGGGATGTATATGAACGGAACACTGTACTACGGGGCTTCCATGAAGGACACTGATTCCCCGGATAGTAATTCTATAATTGTGAGTTTTGATGTTAGGCTTGAAACGTTTAACGTCATCAATGTACCAAGCAGACTTATACCAATGGGTTTTGAGAATATGTGGGTTGCTGATAAGTGGGCTATTACAGTTACAGATAAAACTCTGATCAACTACAGAGGTAAAATTGGTGTGGTTGAGAAACCTCGTAAGGGTAGTTTTCGAATGTGGGTTGTGGAAGATGCTAAGAAAGAAGAATGGTCCATGAACACGTTTCATTTGCCCCAGTCTGCTGCTGGTGATGACTTTAACGTCATGGATACCTTTTATAACGGCGAGGTTTGTCTAGTTCCAAAAGAATTGTCTGATCCGTTTCGtcttttcttttacaatttgGATAGGAAAAGCATGAGAAGTGTCACAATTGAAGGACTGCCTATGTCCGAGCTTAAGCGATTCAGTGACATTTCTGTGACTGTTTCCGATTACTACGAGAGCTTAAAGAACATGAAGTTTATTTAa
- the LOC104790941 gene encoding uncharacterized protein LOC104790941 → MAKVSFKDSLKALEADIQHANTVALDYPREKDGARVQMRLSYNPAAQFLLFLVQWTDCHLAGALGLLRVLIYMTYADGKTTMSVYERKTSIKDFYAVIFPSLLQLERGITDLDDRKQKEVCKIRYRNKDEAEKVKLSEIDIEREEECGICMEMNNMVVLPNCTHSLCIKCYRDWHGRSESCPFCRDSLKRVNSGDLWMLMEKSDTVNMYTIARENKKRLFMYVEKLPLVVPDQVFASSPYDCHVK, encoded by the exons ATGGCAAAAGTTTCGTTCAAGGATTCTCTGAAAGCTCTTGAAGCTGATATCCAACACGCTAACACTGT AGCTTTAGATTATCCTCGGGAGAAGGATGGTGCGCGTGTTCAGATGAGACTGTCTTACAACCCGGCTGCCcagtttttactttttcttgtcCAATGGACTGATTGCCACCTTGCTGGTGCCCTCGGTTTGCTCAGAGTTCTCATTTACATG ACCTATGCGGATGGGAAAACCACAATGTCGGTTTACGAGAGGAAAActagtattaaagatttctacG CTGTGATATTTCCATCGCTATTACAACTAGAAAGGGGTATCACAGACCTTGATGATCGCAAACAGAAAGAGGTCTGTAAGATACGGTACAGAAACAAAGATGAGGCTGAAAAGGTCAAGCTCTCGGAGATTGAcatcgagagagaagaagaatgcgGGATTTGCATGGAGATGAACAACATGGTTGTTCTCCCCAACTGTACCCATTCTTTATGCATCAAGTGTTACCGCGATTG GCATGGGAGGTCAGAGTCATGCCCTTTTTGCCGGGACAGTCTTAAGAGAGTAAACTCAGGGGACTTGTGGATGTTGATGGAGAAATCAGATACAGTCAATATGTATACAATTGCGCGGGAGAATAAGAAAAGGCTGTTTATGTACGTAGAAAAGCTACCTCTAGTGGTTCCAGATCAAGTGTTTGCATCTTCTCCTTACGATTGCCATGTCAAGTga
- the LOC104790942 gene encoding E3 ubiquitin ligase BIG BROTHER-related-like: MDNQEEESKHPPNKLPDLTLFERANSEVALAASQANSHFAPAMHDSVSSMLSMMESEEESEDEDEEAETNENYYEYFDSNGYGEDEDEINEFLEDQESSNFNPEEDDLLEEEDEIDPDQLSYEELIALGDFIGVEKRGLTPTEISTCLNASTYVFSNNKNEIDRCVVCQMEFEERESLVVLRPCDHPYHSDCITKWLETKKICPICCSEPSVS, from the coding sequence atggATAACCAAGAAGAGGAGTCCAAGCATCCTCCAAACAAACTTCCCGATTTAACCCTCTTCGAGCGAGCAAATTCTGAAGTTGCTCTTGCTGCCTCCCAAGCTAATTCCCATTTTGCCCCTGCTATGCATGATTCGGTCTCTTCAATGCTTTCGATGAtggaaagtgaagaagaatccgaagatgaagatgaagaagcagaGACCAATGAGAATTACTACGAGTATTTCGACAGCAATGGatatggagaagatgaagacgaaaTCAATGAGTTTCTTGAAGATCAAGAAAGTAGCAACTTCAACCCTGAGGAGGATGATttattggaggaagaagatgagattgatCCCGACCAGTTGTCTTACGAGGAACTGATTGCACTTGGTGATTTCATCGGAGTCGAAAAACGTGGGCTGACTCCTACCGAAATCTCCACATGTTTGAACGCATCGACATATGTattttcaaataacaaaaacgagATTGATCGTTGTGTGGTTTGCCAAATGGAGTTTGAAGAAAGGGAATCTTTGGTCGTTCTCCGACCTTGTGACCATCCATACCACTCTGATTGTATAACCAAATGGCTTGAGACGAAGAAGATTTGTCCCATTTGTTGCTCTGAACCATCTGTCAGCTGA